GATGGAGAATCGGCACCAGACGATGGCCGACGACCACTTCGACCACGGGTTTGCTGTCGACTGGATGCGCAAAGATCTCGGCTATTGCATCGAAGAAGGCAAGCGCCTGGGTCTGGACCTCGAGGTAACCACCCTGGTCGACGGCTTCTACGCCGAGATTCAGCAGATGGGCGGCGCCAGGTGGGATACGAGCTCGCTGATCCGAAGGCTCAGCCACTGAGATGAGGGTCCTGCTGGTGGAGGACGATCGGCAGCTCGCCGATGCGACCTCACGGGGTCTGCGGAGTCACAACTTCGCCGTCGATCTGGCCTTCGACGGCCAGGCGGCCCTGGACAAGACTGCGGTGACCGAATACGAGGTCGTTGTTCTGGATCGTGACCTCCCGCTCGTGCACGGTGATGAGGTTTGTCGCAGGCTCGCCGGTGGGCGTACGCGCATCCTGATGTTGACCGCTCTCGGCAAGGTCGAAGACCGTGTCGACGGGCTCAACCTCGGAGCAGACGACTACCTGCCCAAGCCGTTCGCTCTCAGCGAGCTGGTGGCCAGGTTGAGGGCGTTGGGCAGGCGTTCCGAGTCGGCAGTGGGTCCCACGCTGACGGTGGGCGACATCTCTCTGGAGCCCCACGTGCACCGTGTCACCAGGGCGGGCAACGAGATCGATTTGACCCCCAAGGAGTTCGCAGTACTGCAGGAGTTGATGTCCAGCCACCCGTCGCCGGTCAGCGCCGAGCAACTGCTCGAGCGGGTCTGGGACGAGAACGCAGATCCGTTCTCGAACGTGGTCAGGGTGGTCATGGTGACCCTGCGCCGCAAACTGGGAACGCCCCCGCCGATAGAGACGATCAAGTCGGTCGGGTACAGGCTGCTGGACACGTGAAGCTCGGTCTTCGCGCTCGCGCCACCGTGGGCTTCGGGCTCGTGTTCTTGGTGCTGGGTATTGCGGCCATCGGCGCGGCTATGTCTTGCTCGAGAGGTCGATGCAGGGCGGCACGACCTCCGAGGAGCTTCAGGCTGAAGAGGCGGCGACCCAGCCGGGCACCACGACGATCGACGGCTCGGTGCTCGACTCGGGCATCAACTTGTGGCTGCTCGACATCGACTCGCCCACCATGCAACTGGGCCTGCGGCTCATGCAGTCGGGAGCGTTGTCGCGAATTGCCCCGCCCGTGGTGCTCGACAACGGCAACTTCGCCGGCGACGAGATCGCCATCTGGATCGAGGCCAACACCGACCTCGAGATCGCCGACGCCGACTTCGAACTAGACCCCGAGAAGATCCGTTCTGGCGAAGACTTCGACCAGATGCTCCTGGAGCCGTTGTTCGACGAGAGTCCGGCGCTGCTGGAGCCGTTCAGGCAGTTTCTCGAGACACTTCGCAAGCGCGACGGCACGCTTCTGTATCCCGGCGGCGTTCAGTTCGACGGCGAGCTATGCGAGTTGTTCTTCGGGTCGTGTACCGACATCGGTTCGATCTTCCCAGCCGTCGATGGAGGCAGCAGCGATGTTGGTCAACTGGTCGTGGACGCAACGATCGCGGCCCAAGCCAAGGCCAACTCCGAGGCCCTGTCGTCGTATCTGACGATCTCGCTCGGTGTCCTGGGTGCCAGCACAGTGGCAGCGTTGGCGCTTGCATGGTGGCTGACAGGACGGCTCCTGCGGCCGGTCCGCGACGTGACCTCGGCCGCCCGCCTGGCTTCTGCCGAGGCGCTGGATCAACGGGTCGGCTACACCGGACCCGATGACGAGCTGGGCCAGCTGGCCGCAACCTTCGACGAGATGCTCGACCGACTCGAACGAGCCTTCGCCGCCCAGCGCCGATTCAGCTCGAACGCGGCGCACCAGATGAAGACTCCCCTAGCGGTGATCAGGGCCGAGATCGACGCGGCCCGACTCGAGCCCGAAGTGGGTGAGACCACGCTCGAGATGCTGGAGCGGATCGAGCGTGCGACGTTGCGCAGTGACTCGGTAGTCGGAGGCTTGTTGACCTTGGCCCAGGCCGAGGGTCACGCTCTGGAGCCCGGCCCGGTCGATCTGGCGTCGACCGTGGGCGACGTCTCGCTCAGCGCTGCGCCCGCCCTGGATGCCCGCCGTATCTACCTGGATCTCAGGTTGCCCCAGCCCGGCGTCGACACCGTCGTCACCGGCGACGACGGCCTGATCGCCTCGGCCATCGAGAACCTGCTGATGAACGTGGCGGCACACGCCGACGAGGGTTCGACGGCAACGGTCGAGTTGGTTCGGACCGACCAGGACTTTCGAATCGAGGTAACCAACAACGGGCCCGCTGTCGATGATGTCGGGCGCCTGCTCGAGCCCTACCAGCGTGGCGCCGGGCGCATCGGAGTCGGTGGGCACGGGCTGGGGCTGACCATCGCCGACGCCATTGCACGCGCCCACGGCGGGCTGCTCGAGCTATACAGCGTCGAGGGCGTGTTCAAAGCCCGGCTGGTGCTGCCGGCCTCGGCGCGGACAGGTGTGCACTGAGCTGGTCCTGGCGAACGCCTATCCAGGCGTGCCGCAAACGACGGGCTCGGACAGCCATCCGTCGGGCTCGGTGAACACGATCCACCGGCCCTTTTGACGGTCTTCGATGCGTATCACCGGCTCGACCGAGAAGGTCTGGCCCGGTTCGCACAAGATGGTCGCCTGCAACCCGAAAACCACGGTCTGGCCGGCCTCGATGGTGTCTGGGCCCACGATCCACACGGCGCCCACGGCCGAGTCGCCCGCATTGACTCCGGGGCCCAGCACGCGAGCCGTGCCGTCACCGGTGTTGGTGACAGACACCTCCATCGATGCAATCGAGCCGTCGAACTCGAAGGCTCGAACCTGCGAATCGAGTCGATCGGTCGCGCGCAGAGCCATCAGCCCTGCTACGACGGCTGCCAGCGCCAGCAATAGCACCAGGGGACCCCACCGGGCGCGCCTGCGGATGCCCGACCGGGTGTGGCCCAGGCCGGCCGCACGTTCTTCTGGCGTGCTGTAGGTGGGGTCGTTGTGATCCACGAACAGCTCACGCTAGAGGCTGAGCAGCTCTATCAGGCGTCCGGCGAAGTCGATCAACATCTCGTCGCTGCCATGGGCTCCGACGAGTGAGAGGCCAACCTGGGTTCCGGCGCGAGTCCGCAGCGGAACCGTCACCGACGGGGCGCCCGTCAGGGTCGCCAGCGCGGTCAACTCCAGCAACCCGACACGTTGAGAGGCGGCTTGGCTCAGGGCGTCGTAGCGACGAGGAGCTCGGGCCGGAGCCGCTGGCAACAACACGATGGCACTGCCGCCCTCGGTCAGCTCGTCGAGTCGTTCGCGGGCCTGAGAGATGACCTGATCAGCCTGTTCGACCTGCTGGTCGGTGATGGTCTGGGCGATGTCGAACCTGGGGCGAATCTCCTCGCCCACGCCTTCGGAACCGAAACGCTCGTAGTACGACCGGTTCGACCTCCACCCCTCCCAGAGCCCGCGGGCGCTGAAGGCTGCACCCCAACGCCCCAAGGTGCCCGCCGGGCCGGCCTGGGCTTCGATCACCGCACCCCCGACCCTGTCGACTGCCGCAGCGACCAGCGGCTCGAGGCCGGCCCTGACCTCGGGGTGAGCGACTTCGAAGGCGTCGGTCAGGATCGTCAGACCTCCTGGTGCCGGAGGTTCTGACCAGTCGTCGAACATCACCCGCCCGACGCTCTCGAACACCGAAGGATCACGGGCGAACCAGCCCACCGTGTCGAACGACGGCGACAGCGGAGCGCAGCCGGTGTCGTCGACGCGCCCGTGAGTGGGCCTGATTCCGAACAACCCGCAATAGGTGGCCGGAACTCGCACAGAACCTGCGGTGTCGGTTCCCAGCGCTATGTCGCAGATCCCGGCAGCCGTGGCGGCTGCGGCCCCGGCCGAAGACCCGCCAGGAAGCCCGTACGGGTCGGCGGGGTTGTCGGGTGTCCCGTCGTGAGGGTTGACCCCGCTGAGCGACCAGGCGAACTCGACCGTGATGGTGGTGCCGATCAAGTCTGCGCCCGCGTCGAGCAGGCGCTGCACCGCGGCGGCGTTCGACTGGGCGGGTTCGGCGTTCGAACGAAGGGTCGGGTTGCCACAGCCCGTGGGCAGACCCTGCACGTCGAACAGTTCCTTGGCGGTGAAGGTCATGCCCTTCAGCGGCCCGTCGCCGGCGCCATGTGCAATCGGACCAGGACCTTCGACAAAGGCGCCCGCATCGGCGCGCAGAAGCGGATTCATCTCATGAGACTGCCAGATCCGCGGACCCAATCCGGTTCGTCAGGCGTCGTGACCGGCATGAAAGTTGAACACCGGTGATTCCTTGATGCCGCTGGGCCATCTGGCAGTGATGGTCTTCAGCCGCGTGTTGAAGCGGACGCCTTCCATGCCGTGGATGTGGTGATCGCCGAACAACGAACGCTTCCACCCGCCGAACGAGTGATAGGCCACCGGAACCGGAATGGGAACGTTCACGCCGGTCATGCCGATTCGCACCCTCAGAGCGAAGTCCCTGGCCGCATCGCCATCCTGGGTGAAGATCGCCACGCCATTGCCGTATTCGTGGTCGTTCACCAGCCCGATCGCCTCTTCGTAGTCGCCGGCACGTACCACCGACAGCACGGGGCCGAAGATCTCTTCGCGGTAGATCGACATGTCGGGGGTTGCGCGGTCGAACAGGCAGCCGCCGATGAAGTACCCGTTCTCGTGACCGGGCACCGAAACGCCGCGGCCGTCGACGACCAGCTCTGCGCCACGCTCGACGCCGGCCTCGATATAGCCGTGGATTCTGTCGAGGCTGTCGCGCGAAACGATGGGCCCCATGTCGGACTCGGGGTCGGTGAACGGAGCGACCTTCAACGCCTCGACCATGGGTTTCAGGGTCTCGACCAGGCGGTCGGCCGTTTCGTCGCCCACTGGCACGGCGACCGACACTGCCATGCACCGCTCGCCGGCCGAGCCATAGGCCGAGCCGATCAGGGCGTTCGCCACCTGCTCCATATCGGCGTCGGGCATCACGACCAGGTGGTTCTTGGCCCCGCACAACGCCTGCACCCGCTTGCCGTTGGATGTGCCGCGGGCGTAGATGTACTGGCCGATGGCCGTCGAACCCACGAAGCTGATGGCCTCGACCTGTGGATGGTCGAGCAGTGCGTCGACGGCCTGCTTGTCGCCGTTGACGACCGAGAAGACACCCGCCGGCAGGCCCGCCTGGTGCAACAGCTGGCCCAGGCGCACCGCCACGGAGGGGTCTCGTTCGCTGGGCTTCAGCACGAACGCGTTGCCGCAGGCCAGCGACACCGGGTACATCCACAGTGGAACCATGGCGGGGAAGTTGAACGGCGTGATTCCGGCCACCACCCCCAGGGGCTGACGTATGGCGAAGCTGTCGACGCCGCTGGCCACGGCCTCGGAATACTCGCCCTTCAGCAGATGAGGTATGCCGCACGCGAACTCGACCACCTCGACACCGCGAGCCAGTTCGCCGCGGGCGTCTTCCAGCGTCTTGCCGTGTTCGGTCGACAGCAGCGTCGCCAGCTCGTCCTGGTTGGCCAGGATCAGCTCGCGGAACTTGAACATCACCTGGGCCCGCTTGGCAGGCGGGGTCGAGCCCCACTCGTGCTGGGCGGCTGCGGCCACGCTCACCACGTGGTCGACGTCCGCGGCGGTGGCAAGCCGTACACGGGCAACGGCCTCACCCAACGCAGGGTTCATGACGTCGGAGAACCTCTGGGATTCACCGGTCCAGAGTTCGCCCGCGACGAGGTGATCGACAGACCTCAAGTGATTGTCTCCTTCGTGATCCGGCGAACAGCCGGTTTCAGCCGGTTCCGGCGGCGGCGCCAGGAAGCTCTATCAAGGGTGACACATAGTCACCGAGCACCGCTTCGTCGGCTTCCTCGAGATCGTCCCAGACACTGGCCGCGGCCTTGTCCGCGTCGGCGAACATTCTCATGATCGGCAGCGCCAGGTTGGGCTGACGGCGGTATGGCGCCCACTCTCCCACCGGTTGGGCCAGTCGATCCGACACCACGTGCAGAACGAACGGGTTGACGGGCAGGCCGATATGGGTGCCTGGCACCTCGATGTTCTCGGTGCGCGGGCCCGGGCGCGTAGCGGCGGCGCGCCAATCGACCACCCCGTCGGTGCGGGTCCAGATCGAGGTCACGGGCACCTTCAACCGCTGTGTGGGGTCGAAGTCGCCCAGGTCGGCATCGGTTGACGCGATTGCGTCGAACACCTTCGAGACGGTTCCGCGACGCTTGCCCACGCCACGGATGGGGCTGCCCATGGTGATCACCGACGAAACCAGGTCAGGCCGGTTGAAGGCGAGATAGCGGGCGTAGACGCCACCCAAGCTCCAGCCGATCAGATCGATCTTGGTGCCGCGATCGTCGGCCATGTCGTCGAGGCGGCCCAGCATCGCGTCGACCACTCGCTGCGATGGCCCCACATTGAGGCCCTCGCCCCAACCCTTGGTGTGGTGCCCCAGCTTGCGCAGTTGCCGCTTGAGGCTGATCATGTTGGTGTCGGTGGCCAGGAAACCGGGCAGCAGCAGAACCGAGCGGTTGCCCGTGGGCATGTCGGGGAACAGGCGCCTGGCGGCGAAGGCGGTTGCGTACTCGAAGGGTGCCATCACCTCGGCGAGCGCGACGAGACGTCCTGGCCCGATCTTTCGACCACCCCCTCGGCCCAACAGATTCGACACCGGCGTTCCTTTCGCCCGTCAGGGTCCTCGCCAAGTTCACCGACCCGCCGAAACGAACCGGTCCCCCGAAACAGACCCTACGTCACCATCGGCATTGTGTGCGACACGGTCAAGTGTGTTCACCTCACTGCCCTGAACCGCGAGCCATACAGTTGCCCCCATGGGCCTGCTCGACCGCTTCCTCTCGGCCATGAGGCCGCCCACCCAGACCAGGGAGAGCGGCCCGCCTCGTTCGTCCAATGGCGCATCTTCAATGCACGCCCGCTGGCTCGGCCCGCTCGACGGGGCCGAGGCGGCAGAGGTCGAACTGACCATCGTCGATCCCCCGGCGGGTCGGCACCTTCATTTCTGGGCTCTGCAGGCATCGTTCTACAGCGGTCGCCGGCGGCTGGGCGGGGCCCACCTGGGTCTGCAATGGATCGCCGGCCACCCGGGCAACACGGCTGCGAACTGGGGTGGCTACGGGGCCGGCGGCTCGATCCTTGACGGCACCCGGTCCGATCTGCCCAGCGCGCTGAACAACCCACACACGCGCGACTTCGTGTGGCACCCCGGCAGGGCCTACCGGCTGCGCATCGACCGCGGAATGGCAGGCTGGCGCGGCAGCATCATCGACACATCCACCGGCGACACCACTGTGATTCGCGAGTTGCTGCCCGGCGGCGATCGGCTGGGTTCGTTCGTGATGTGGTCGGAGGTGTTCGCCCCCTGCGAAGGCCCGTCGACGGCCGTTGCGTGGTCTTCGGCAGCGGTCGAACGAGGCGGCACCAGATTCGATGTTGCCGACTTCGAGCTCAACTATCAGAGCTACGAAGACGGCGGTTGCACCAACACCAACACCTCGATCGAAGCTCTCGGGGGCCGGCCGCACGTGGTGCAGCGCACAGCCGTGGCACGGGTAGAACCTGTCGGCTCGACACTGCATCTGGGCCGCTGAGCCACCACAATTGAAAGCGGGTTCAGTTTCGCCGCACAAAACCTATCGGCTCGACCATGTGGGTCGACTGACCACTCATGGGTCTCATGATCACCGGGATGATCCTTGCAACGGTGGGTTTGGGTTTGACATCCGTGGCAACCCTGAAGCTGACGGGAGACCTACCCGGACCCATCGAGGCCGCCCTGCGCTCGGACGGGATGCAGCCTCGACGGCCGCAGACCGGCGTAGCCGACTCTGTCGCTCTGGTGGCCGGCATCGGGGTGCAGATCCTGGGCGCCGTGGTGGCCACATGGCCACTCGACGAGGCATCGACGATGGCCACCATCGCCGTGTCGTGGATAGTCGCCGGAGCGGGACTGCTGTCGCTGCGCTCTCGCTGACCCGACGGCATCTAGGCTCGACAACGTGAGTCTCGACAAGATATTCCTCTACGGAACCCTCATCCCGGGCGAAGAGCGATGGGCCCACCTCGAGCCCTATGTGGTCGACTCCCTGCCCGACACCGCACGGGGCTTGCTGTACCAAACCGACTTCGGCTACCCGGCCGCTCGATTCGACTGCACCAACACCATCGGCGCGACCATCCACGGAGTCACCGTGACCATCGATGCCGACATAGCCGACGAGTGTATGGAGTTGCTCGACGAGGTCGAGGCTGCCGAAGTGGGCCTGTTCCATCGAGTGGTCGTCGTCACCGGCAGCGGCGAGACCGCTTGGTCCTATCAATACGGCACCGGGCTGGATCGACTCGAACCGATCGATTCGGGCTCGTGGGTGCAACACACCACAGGTGAGCCGCCCGAAACCGCCCCGCCGGCCGGCTTTCTCAGCGACATCGAGGCCAGGGTCTTGGGGTCGCTGATCGAGAAGGCTCTGGCGACCCCCCAGAACTATCCCCTCTCGCTGAACTCGCTGGTGGCCGCCTGCAACCAGAAGTCGAGCCGCGAACCCATCACCGATTACGACGAGCGGGCCGTCATGTCAACGCTCACCCAATGCAAAGAGCGCAAGCTGGCGCGCTTTGTTCACCCGACCAGCGGCCATGGGGTCACCAAGTACAAGCAGGTGCTCGACGAACACCTCGGCCTCGACCGGGCGCAGCTGGCCCTTATCGGCGTGTTGTTGCTGCGCGGGCCCCAAACCGCACGAGAGCTGCGCGATCGCACAGAGCGTATGCACGCCTTCGCCGACGTCGACGAGGTGGCGTCGACCCTCGAGCGGTTGGCAGAGCAGGGCCGGGTCGAATGCCTGGGCCGCCAGCCGGGGCAACGCGACGAGCGGTGGCAGCAGTCGCTGACCGCTGCCGGACGATGACGCTGCAGCACCCGGTGGTGCTGTTCGATCTGGACGGAACCATCAGCGACAACTCGGTGGGCATCACCAATGGCA
Above is a genomic segment from Acidimicrobiales bacterium containing:
- a CDS encoding HAMP domain-containing protein, giving the protein MLERSMQGGTTSEELQAEEAATQPGTTTIDGSVLDSGINLWLLDIDSPTMQLGLRLMQSGALSRIAPPVVLDNGNFAGDEIAIWIEANTDLEIADADFELDPEKIRSGEDFDQMLLEPLFDESPALLEPFRQFLETLRKRDGTLLYPGGVQFDGELCELFFGSCTDIGSIFPAVDGGSSDVGQLVVDATIAAQAKANSEALSSYLTISLGVLGASTVAALALAWWLTGRLLRPVRDVTSAARLASAEALDQRVGYTGPDDELGQLAATFDEMLDRLERAFAAQRRFSSNAAHQMKTPLAVIRAEIDAARLEPEVGETTLEMLERIERATLRSDSVVGGLLTLAQAEGHALEPGPVDLASTVGDVSLSAAPALDARRIYLDLRLPQPGVDTVVTGDDGLIASAIENLLMNVAAHADEGSTATVELVRTDQDFRIEVTNNGPAVDDVGRLLEPYQRGAGRIGVGGHGLGLTIADAIARAHGGLLELYSVEGVFKARLVLPASARTGVH
- a CDS encoding DUF480 domain-containing protein is translated as MSLDKIFLYGTLIPGEERWAHLEPYVVDSLPDTARGLLYQTDFGYPAARFDCTNTIGATIHGVTVTIDADIADECMELLDEVEAAEVGLFHRVVVVTGSGETAWSYQYGTGLDRLEPIDSGSWVQHTTGEPPETAPPAGFLSDIEARVLGSLIEKALATPQNYPLSLNSLVAACNQKSSREPITDYDERAVMSTLTQCKERKLARFVHPTSGHGVTKYKQVLDEHLGLDRAQLALIGVLLLRGPQTARELRDRTERMHAFADVDEVASTLERLAEQGRVECLGRQPGQRDERWQQSLTAAGR
- a CDS encoding CoA-acylating methylmalonate-semialdehyde dehydrogenase; the protein is MRSVDHLVAGELWTGESQRFSDVMNPALGEAVARVRLATAADVDHVVSVAAAAQHEWGSTPPAKRAQVMFKFRELILANQDELATLLSTEHGKTLEDARGELARGVEVVEFACGIPHLLKGEYSEAVASGVDSFAIRQPLGVVAGITPFNFPAMVPLWMYPVSLACGNAFVLKPSERDPSVAVRLGQLLHQAGLPAGVFSVVNGDKQAVDALLDHPQVEAISFVGSTAIGQYIYARGTSNGKRVQALCGAKNHLVVMPDADMEQVANALIGSAYGSAGERCMAVSVAVPVGDETADRLVETLKPMVEALKVAPFTDPESDMGPIVSRDSLDRIHGYIEAGVERGAELVVDGRGVSVPGHENGYFIGGCLFDRATPDMSIYREEIFGPVLSVVRAGDYEEAIGLVNDHEYGNGVAIFTQDGDAARDFALRVRIGMTGVNVPIPVPVAYHSFGGWKRSLFGDHHIHGMEGVRFNTRLKTITARWPSGIKESPVFNFHAGHDA
- a CDS encoding response regulator transcription factor produces the protein MRVLLVEDDRQLADATSRGLRSHNFAVDLAFDGQAALDKTAVTEYEVVVLDRDLPLVHGDEVCRRLAGGRTRILMLTALGKVEDRVDGLNLGADDYLPKPFALSELVARLRALGRRSESAVGPTLTVGDISLEPHVHRVTRAGNEIDLTPKEFAVLQELMSSHPSPVSAEQLLERVWDENADPFSNVVRVVMVTLRRKLGTPPPIETIKSVGYRLLDT
- a CDS encoding amidase family protein is translated as MNPLLRADAGAFVEGPGPIAHGAGDGPLKGMTFTAKELFDVQGLPTGCGNPTLRSNAEPAQSNAAAVQRLLDAGADLIGTTITVEFAWSLSGVNPHDGTPDNPADPYGLPGGSSAGAAAATAAGICDIALGTDTAGSVRVPATYCGLFGIRPTHGRVDDTGCAPLSPSFDTVGWFARDPSVFESVGRVMFDDWSEPPAPGGLTILTDAFEVAHPEVRAGLEPLVAAAVDRVGGAVIEAQAGPAGTLGRWGAAFSARGLWEGWRSNRSYYERFGSEGVGEEIRPRFDIAQTITDQQVEQADQVISQARERLDELTEGGSAIVLLPAAPARAPRRYDALSQAASQRVGLLELTALATLTGAPSVTVPLRTRAGTQVGLSLVGAHGSDEMLIDFAGRLIELLSL